A region of Macaca thibetana thibetana isolate TM-01 chromosome 20, ASM2454274v1, whole genome shotgun sequence DNA encodes the following proteins:
- the LAT gene encoding linker for activation of T-cells family member 1 isoform X1: MEEAILVPCVLGLLLLPILAVLMALCVHCHRLPGSYDSASSDSLYPRGIQIKRPHTVAPWPPAYPPVTSYPPLNQPDLLPIPRSPQPLGGSHRTPSSRRDSDGANSVASYENEEPACEDADEDEDEDDYHNPGYLVVLPDSTPAASTAAPSATALSTPGLRDSAFSMESIDDYVNVPESGESAEASLDGSREYVNVSQELHPGAAKTEPAALSSQKAEEVEEEGAPDYENLQELN; this comes from the exons ATGGAGGAGGCCATCCTTGTCCCCTGCGTGCTGGGGCTCCTGCTGCTGCCCATCCTGGCCGTGTTGATGGCACTGTGTGTGCACTGCCACAGATTGCCAG GCTCCTATGACAGCGCATCCTCAGATAG TTTGTATCCAAGGGGCATCCAGATCAAACGGCCTC ACACAGTCGCCCCCTGGCCACCTGCCTACCCGCCTGTCACCTCCTACCCACCCCTGAACCAGCCAGACCTGCTCCCCATCCC AAGATCCCCGCAGCCCCTCGGGGGCTCCCACCGGACGCCATCTTCCAGGCGGGATTCCGATGGTG CCAACAGTGTGGCGAGCTACGAGAACGAGG AACCAGCCTGTGAGGATgcggatgaggatgaggatgaggacgACTATCACAATCCGGGCTACCT GGTGGTGCTTCCCGACAGCACTCCGGCCGCTAGCACTGCCGCCCCATCAGCTACTGCACTCAGCACCCCTGGCCTCCGAGACAGTGCCTTCTCCA TGGAGTCCATTGATGATTACGTGAACGTTCCGGAGAGCGGGGAGAGCGCAGAAGCGTCTCTAG ATGGCAGCCGGGAGTATGTGAATGTGTCCCAGGAGCTGCATCCCGGAGCGGCTAAGACTGAGCCTG CCGCCCTGAGttcccagaaggcagaggaagtGGAGGAAGAGGGGGCTCCAGATTACGAGAATCTGCAGGAGCTGAACTGA
- the LAT gene encoding linker for activation of T-cells family member 1 isoform X2, with translation MEEAILVPCVLGLLLLPILAVLMALCVHCHRLPGSYDSASSDSLYPRGIQIKRPHTVAPWPPAYPPVTSYPPLNQPDLLPIPSPQPLGGSHRTPSSRRDSDGANSVASYENEEPACEDADEDEDEDDYHNPGYLVVLPDSTPAASTAAPSATALSTPGLRDSAFSMESIDDYVNVPESGESAEASLDGSREYVNVSQELHPGAAKTEPAALSSQKAEEVEEEGAPDYENLQELN, from the exons ATGGAGGAGGCCATCCTTGTCCCCTGCGTGCTGGGGCTCCTGCTGCTGCCCATCCTGGCCGTGTTGATGGCACTGTGTGTGCACTGCCACAGATTGCCAG GCTCCTATGACAGCGCATCCTCAGATAG TTTGTATCCAAGGGGCATCCAGATCAAACGGCCTC ACACAGTCGCCCCCTGGCCACCTGCCTACCCGCCTGTCACCTCCTACCCACCCCTGAACCAGCCAGACCTGCTCCCCATCCC ATCCCCGCAGCCCCTCGGGGGCTCCCACCGGACGCCATCTTCCAGGCGGGATTCCGATGGTG CCAACAGTGTGGCGAGCTACGAGAACGAGG AACCAGCCTGTGAGGATgcggatgaggatgaggatgaggacgACTATCACAATCCGGGCTACCT GGTGGTGCTTCCCGACAGCACTCCGGCCGCTAGCACTGCCGCCCCATCAGCTACTGCACTCAGCACCCCTGGCCTCCGAGACAGTGCCTTCTCCA TGGAGTCCATTGATGATTACGTGAACGTTCCGGAGAGCGGGGAGAGCGCAGAAGCGTCTCTAG ATGGCAGCCGGGAGTATGTGAATGTGTCCCAGGAGCTGCATCCCGGAGCGGCTAAGACTGAGCCTG CCGCCCTGAGttcccagaaggcagaggaagtGGAGGAAGAGGGGGCTCCAGATTACGAGAATCTGCAGGAGCTGAACTGA